The following are encoded in a window of Paraburkholderia hospita genomic DNA:
- a CDS encoding M23 family metallopeptidase, translating into MSLIWGTGRSLTNGSVRFVTRHTALTIAALVACGSSVLTLTAGIVIGRDHPKRDAATQASDNRVARDYTIAELGKLNAAIEQMEPRLTQLASQVATLHDFETRLKTIKTLPRPVFAPPVLSASDVLGDDAGDDVTDGAAQKSEKARPSAKGAARAAPKRDADDHDGPSTGKPAEQPLDKASETAAENGEGGPSLPPRRCDELTGHPAHDALAIHEQIACLVTTLSALEQEATLHVANWESFPGRMPVDGARFGSPFGNRVDPFTHHLSFHPGVDLVALPGTPILAAAGGRVIHAGPQGGYGNAVEIDHGNGLITRYGHASRIVVQEGDLVLPRQHIADVGSTGRSTGPHLHFEVLVNGAPVDPTDYLALFMGPSHG; encoded by the coding sequence ATGTCGCTGATCTGGGGAACCGGCAGGAGCCTGACGAACGGCTCGGTGCGCTTCGTCACGCGGCACACCGCGCTGACCATCGCCGCGCTCGTCGCCTGTGGCAGCTCGGTGCTGACGTTGACGGCGGGCATCGTGATCGGCCGCGATCATCCGAAGCGCGACGCGGCCACGCAAGCCAGCGACAACCGCGTCGCGCGCGACTACACGATCGCTGAACTCGGCAAGCTGAATGCGGCAATCGAGCAGATGGAGCCACGCCTCACGCAGCTCGCCTCGCAGGTCGCGACGCTGCACGATTTCGAAACACGTCTGAAGACGATCAAGACCTTGCCGCGCCCCGTGTTCGCGCCGCCCGTGCTGTCGGCGAGTGACGTGCTCGGCGACGATGCGGGCGACGACGTGACTGACGGCGCGGCGCAGAAGTCGGAGAAGGCGAGGCCGTCGGCGAAGGGCGCCGCGCGAGCCGCGCCGAAGCGCGATGCGGACGACCATGATGGTCCGTCGACGGGGAAGCCCGCCGAACAGCCACTCGACAAGGCCAGCGAAACCGCAGCTGAAAACGGCGAAGGCGGCCCGTCACTGCCGCCGCGCCGTTGCGACGAACTGACCGGCCACCCGGCGCATGACGCGCTTGCGATTCACGAACAGATCGCCTGCCTCGTCACGACGTTGTCGGCGCTCGAACAGGAAGCGACGCTGCACGTCGCGAACTGGGAGTCGTTCCCGGGCCGCATGCCCGTCGACGGCGCGCGGTTCGGCTCGCCATTCGGCAATCGCGTCGATCCGTTCACGCATCACCTCAGCTTTCACCCGGGCGTCGATCTCGTCGCGCTGCCGGGCACGCCGATTCTCGCCGCAGCGGGCGGCCGCGTGATTCACGCGGGACCACAGGGCGGCTACGGCAATGCCGTCGAGATCGACCACGGCAACGGCCTGATCACGCGCTATGGACATGCTTCGAGGATCGTCGTGCAGGAGGGCGATCTCGTGCTGCCGCGCCAGCATATCGCCGATGTCGGCTCGACGGGCCGCTCGACGGGCCCGCATCTGCACTTCGAAGTGCTCGTCAACGGCGCGCCCGTCGATCCAACCGACTATCTCGCACTTTTCATGGGGCCGTCTCATGGCTGA
- a CDS encoding bactofilin family protein, giving the protein MFSKKKSPGVSQNKLATLIAHDVTITGDIEFSDGLRMDGHVKGNVAGKAGCETLLVLSNRGSITGNVYGYDVIVNGRITGDVIADHFVELQENAYITGNIYYQQLRMDVGASVDGKLTRRDVAPTPASPHIEPATFALQKADVSTIDQ; this is encoded by the coding sequence ATGTTCAGCAAGAAGAAGTCACCCGGCGTCTCCCAGAACAAACTGGCGACCCTCATTGCACACGACGTGACCATCACAGGCGACATCGAATTCAGCGACGGCCTGCGCATGGACGGCCATGTAAAAGGCAACGTCGCGGGCAAGGCCGGATGCGAGACCCTGCTGGTGCTGAGCAATCGCGGCTCGATCACGGGTAACGTGTACGGCTACGACGTGATCGTCAACGGCAGGATCACGGGCGACGTGATCGCCGATCACTTCGTCGAGTTGCAGGAGAACGCGTACATCACGGGCAACATCTACTACCAGCAGTTGCGGATGGATGTGGGCGCGTCGGTGGATGGCAAGTTGACGCGGCGCGATGTTGCGCCCACGCCGGCGAGCCCGCATATCGAGCCCGCGACGTTCGCGCTGCAAAAGGCCGACGTATCGACCATAGATCAGTGA
- a CDS encoding putative bifunctional diguanylate cyclase/phosphodiesterase — MQSTYYLGLVVVSLAVATLASYTALDLAGRISTMASARLRHLWLAGGAAAMGTGIWSMHFIGMLAFSLPIPLGYDFAITSYSLIIAMIVSYFALVQVARPTLSARRLVTGGLLMGFGIAGMHYTGMAAMQMQPGIHYRPGLFAASVAIAIAASMAALWIAHTLRDSRQHRVLIKRIGAACVMGIAITGMHYTGMAAADFLPGSVCGAARGVNAQWLATTIILFTFVILIVTLILSRFDAHTTFLAGSVSSLNNQIVRLATYDTLTDLPNRRTLNEHIERAIHASKQTRRGFAILFMDLDGFKTINDSLGHAFGDEVLKSFAQHLRQCVRNVDTVARLGGDEFVVLAENIGAPRDAERMAEAVLERMREGISTQSQMLQIMPSIGIALYPQDGSSVDELLKHADAAMYEAKRGGRSTYRFFEAHMNEAAMRTLKIQSALHEALGKGYFSLHFQPKFRGDSGAVAGAEALIRLNHPEIGVLPPMDFIPIAERSGQVVEIGYWVVRETCRQIRRWESAGLPSMKIAINLSPRQMAQPDLVAKILEIVHAEGVDCNQIMFEITETVAMQDAAKTTEMIREFQNSGFEISIDDFGTGYSSLAYLQRFRVKQLKIDRFFTSGLDADGHEGSAIVQAIIALAHSLEMDVVAEGVETASQLDKLKDLQCDEMQGFLLGKPLTADAFSELLQERMPTT, encoded by the coding sequence ATGCAGAGCACTTACTATCTGGGTCTGGTTGTCGTGTCGCTCGCCGTCGCAACACTGGCTTCATACACGGCGCTCGACCTGGCCGGGCGAATTTCGACCATGGCATCGGCCCGCCTGCGCCACCTTTGGCTAGCAGGCGGCGCGGCCGCAATGGGCACAGGCATCTGGTCGATGCACTTCATCGGGATGCTGGCCTTCTCGCTGCCCATCCCGCTCGGCTACGACTTCGCGATCACCAGCTACTCGCTCATCATCGCGATGATCGTGTCGTACTTCGCGCTCGTCCAGGTGGCGCGCCCGACGCTCTCCGCCAGACGCCTCGTCACGGGCGGCCTGCTGATGGGCTTCGGCATCGCGGGCATGCACTACACCGGCATGGCTGCAATGCAGATGCAGCCGGGCATCCACTATCGTCCGGGCCTGTTCGCCGCGTCCGTCGCGATTGCGATCGCGGCGTCGATGGCTGCGCTGTGGATCGCGCACACGCTGCGCGATTCGCGCCAGCATCGCGTGCTGATCAAGCGCATCGGCGCAGCTTGCGTGATGGGCATCGCGATCACGGGCATGCACTACACGGGCATGGCCGCCGCCGACTTCCTGCCCGGCTCGGTGTGCGGCGCCGCGCGGGGCGTCAACGCGCAGTGGCTCGCGACGACGATCATCCTGTTCACGTTCGTGATTCTGATCGTCACGCTGATCCTGTCGCGCTTCGATGCACACACAACCTTCCTCGCCGGCTCGGTTTCGTCGCTGAACAACCAGATCGTGCGCCTTGCCACCTACGACACCCTCACCGATCTGCCGAACCGCCGCACGCTGAATGAGCACATCGAGCGCGCGATCCACGCGTCGAAGCAGACCCGCCGGGGCTTCGCGATCCTCTTCATGGACCTTGACGGCTTCAAGACGATCAACGATTCGCTCGGCCACGCGTTCGGCGACGAAGTGCTGAAATCGTTCGCCCAGCACCTGCGGCAATGCGTGCGCAACGTCGATACCGTCGCGCGGCTCGGCGGCGACGAGTTCGTCGTGCTGGCCGAAAACATCGGCGCGCCTCGCGACGCAGAAAGGATGGCCGAGGCCGTACTCGAACGGATGCGCGAAGGGATTAGCACGCAAAGCCAGATGCTGCAGATCATGCCGAGCATCGGCATTGCGCTGTATCCGCAGGATGGCAGTTCCGTCGACGAGTTGCTGAAGCACGCCGACGCCGCGATGTACGAAGCAAAGCGCGGCGGCCGCAGCACGTATCGCTTCTTCGAAGCGCACATGAACGAAGCGGCGATGCGCACGCTCAAGATCCAGAGCGCGCTGCACGAGGCGCTCGGCAAGGGCTATTTCTCGCTGCACTTCCAGCCGAAGTTCCGCGGCGACAGCGGCGCGGTCGCGGGCGCGGAAGCCTTGATCCGCCTGAATCACCCGGAGATCGGCGTGCTCCCGCCGATGGATTTCATCCCGATCGCCGAGCGTTCCGGGCAGGTCGTGGAGATCGGCTATTGGGTCGTGCGCGAGACGTGCCGCCAGATTCGCCGCTGGGAAAGTGCCGGCCTGCCGTCGATGAAAATCGCGATCAACCTGTCGCCGCGCCAGATGGCGCAGCCGGATCTCGTCGCGAAGATTCTGGAGATCGTGCACGCGGAAGGCGTCGATTGCAACCAGATCATGTTCGAGATCACGGAAACGGTCGCGATGCAGGACGCCGCCAAGACGACCGAAATGATCCGCGAGTTCCAGAACAGCGGCTTCGAAATTTCAATCGACGACTTCGGCACCGGCTATTCGAGCCTCGCCTATCTGCAGCGCTTTCGCGTGAAGCAGTTGAAGATCGACCGCTTCTTCACGAGCGGACTCGATGCCGACGGCCACGAAGGCAGCGCAATCGTGCAGGCGATCATCGCGCTCGCGCATTCGCTGGAAATGGACGTGGTGGCGGAAGGCGTCGAAACGGCATCGCAGCTCGACAAGCTCAAGGACCTGCAATGCGACGAAATGCAGGGCTTCCTGCTCGGCAAGCCGCTCACGGCCGACGCATTCAGCGAACTGCTTCAGGAGCGCATGCCGACGACGTGA
- a CDS encoding rhodanese-like domain-containing protein: MAPSTVSAVPAADSASALAHFESSLRFETDCWDVSDTLASGNADFVLLDVRSPELFARGHIPGALNLPHRKIIESKLREYPADTLFVTYCAGPHCNGATRGAIRLAKLGRPVKIMIGGVTGWLDEGFALETQAASACTEMEQEP, translated from the coding sequence ATGGCCCCTTCCACCGTCAGTGCCGTCCCCGCCGCCGACAGCGCGAGCGCGCTCGCGCATTTCGAGTCGTCGCTGCGCTTCGAGACCGACTGCTGGGACGTCTCGGACACCCTCGCGTCGGGCAACGCCGACTTCGTGCTGCTCGATGTTCGCAGCCCCGAGCTTTTCGCGCGCGGCCATATTCCCGGCGCACTCAATCTGCCGCACCGGAAAATCATCGAGTCTAAATTGCGCGAATATCCGGCCGATACACTATTCGTGACCTATTGCGCCGGTCCGCATTGCAATGGCGCGACGCGCGGTGCAATCCGCCTCGCAAAACTCGGCCGGCCCGTGAAAATCATGATCGGCGGCGTGACGGGCTGGCTCGACGAGGGCTTCGCGCTGGAAACGCAGGCTGCAAGCGCCTGTACAGAAATGGAACAGGAACCCTGA
- the ftrA gene encoding transcriptional regulator FtrA — translation MQDHLVAALVYDRLCTFEFGCVTELFALERPELGVTWYRFAVCAVEPGPIRAAGGIGIAAPYSLKMLDRASTIVVPGWRDPDERPPEPLLKKIRAAVERGARVCSICSGVFVLAAAGVLDGKTVTTHWRYAEKLQQRYPQLRVKPDALYVDEGQVITSAGSAAGLDMLLHLVRRDYGSAIANRVAQRLVVPPHREGGQAQFVPRPMPQDDSSRLARLMDYVRANPAHAHTLASLADQAAMSPRTLQRQFRDATGMAPYEWLIRERVAIARELLESPADLPMSRVAELAGFGSEESLRRHFRRIALTSPGAYRKKFGASAVA, via the coding sequence ATGCAAGATCATCTCGTCGCGGCGCTCGTCTACGACCGCCTGTGCACTTTCGAATTCGGTTGCGTGACCGAACTGTTCGCGCTCGAGCGCCCGGAACTCGGCGTGACGTGGTATCGCTTCGCCGTCTGCGCGGTCGAACCGGGGCCGATTCGCGCGGCGGGCGGGATCGGCATTGCTGCGCCGTATTCGCTCAAGATGCTCGATCGCGCGTCGACGATCGTCGTGCCCGGCTGGCGCGATCCCGACGAGCGTCCGCCCGAGCCGCTGCTGAAAAAAATCCGCGCGGCCGTTGAGCGCGGCGCGCGTGTCTGTTCGATCTGCTCGGGCGTGTTCGTGCTGGCTGCGGCGGGTGTGCTCGACGGCAAGACGGTCACGACCCACTGGCGATACGCAGAGAAGTTGCAGCAGCGCTATCCGCAACTGCGCGTGAAGCCCGATGCGCTCTATGTCGACGAAGGGCAGGTGATTACATCTGCGGGATCGGCGGCGGGGCTCGACATGCTGTTGCATCTCGTGCGGCGCGACTACGGCAGCGCGATTGCGAACCGCGTCGCGCAGCGGCTGGTCGTGCCGCCGCATCGCGAGGGCGGCCAGGCGCAGTTCGTGCCGCGTCCTATGCCGCAGGACGACAGCAGTCGTCTCGCGCGACTGATGGATTACGTGCGCGCCAACCCCGCGCATGCGCATACGCTGGCATCGCTGGCGGACCAGGCGGCGATGAGTCCGCGCACGTTGCAGCGGCAGTTTCGCGACGCGACGGGAATGGCGCCTTACGAGTGGCTGATCCGCGAGCGCGTGGCGATTGCGCGCGAGTTGCTGGAGTCGCCCGCCGATCTGCCGATGTCGCGCGTCGCGGAGCTGGCAGGCTTCGGGTCCGAGGAATCGCTGCGTCGGCATTTCCGGCGCATTGCGTTGACGAGTCCGGGCGCGTATCGCAAGAAGTTCGGTGCGTCGGCTGTGGCGTGA
- a CDS encoding nitrogen fixation protein NifQ, translating into MTTESNHARDAEVARLLDHAPQRDAADTIMFARLIGAKFASGELLHLGLTRAALDAVCSRHFRDAAPLHAVPEHIAASAHQPFVDALRAFLLHHESSLAATDADAQCLATIIATACLRPDHLWRDLGLDGRDDVTAILTRHYPELVARNTDNTRWKKFLARELALAEGRVPAPAPGCPGCEDYAFCYPSR; encoded by the coding sequence ATGACAACGGAGTCGAATCATGCACGCGACGCGGAAGTTGCGCGGTTGCTCGATCACGCGCCGCAGCGCGATGCAGCCGATACGATCATGTTCGCGCGGCTGATCGGCGCGAAGTTCGCGAGCGGCGAACTGCTGCATCTCGGCTTGACGCGCGCCGCGCTCGACGCGGTGTGCTCACGTCATTTCCGCGACGCGGCGCCGCTGCATGCAGTGCCCGAGCACATTGCCGCGAGCGCGCATCAGCCTTTCGTCGATGCGTTGCGCGCTTTCCTGCTGCATCACGAGTCCTCACTCGCTGCAACGGATGCCGATGCGCAATGCCTCGCGACGATCATCGCCACGGCGTGCCTGCGTCCCGATCACTTGTGGCGGGATCTCGGACTCGACGGGCGCGACGACGTCACGGCGATACTGACGCGCCACTATCCGGAACTCGTCGCGCGCAACACGGATAACACGCGCTGGAAGAAATTCCTCGCGCGCGAACTGGCGCTCGCCGAAGGCCGCGTGCCTGCGCCCGCGCCGGGCTGTCCCGGTTGCGAAGACTACGCATTCTGCTATCCGTCGCGCTGA
- a CDS encoding ABC transporter substrate-binding protein, with product MMQSIKLRTALFAAVATAATILTAGSAHAADSNAAKSGSWCSAGKTVHFAGITWESGAFATEVLRQILEKGYGCKTDVVPGSTAATETALAHNDVQIWAEQWTGRSEITAKAVETGSVKLVGDTLPGGTKEGWFVPDYVVKGDPSRGIKASAPGLASVADLPKYKNVFTDDEEPNKGRFLNCPSGWDCERVNSRLLKVLKLDDAYTNFRPGTGAALDAAIASAYTRGAPILFYYWGPAALMAKYKLTELKMPAFNDACWQTLRNESSTQQCASSYMVSHVTVGASTPFYNAEPQLMTMFTKVKFPMDFLNATILDMSVKKLDAQTMAAQFLRTHPEMWKTWVPADVAAKVQAGIAG from the coding sequence ATGATGCAATCCATCAAGCTGCGCACGGCCCTGTTCGCCGCCGTCGCCACTGCGGCAACCATACTCACGGCAGGCAGCGCGCATGCCGCCGACAGCAACGCCGCGAAATCCGGAAGCTGGTGCAGCGCGGGCAAGACCGTGCACTTTGCGGGCATCACGTGGGAAAGCGGCGCGTTCGCGACGGAAGTGCTGCGGCAGATTCTGGAGAAAGGCTATGGCTGCAAGACGGACGTCGTGCCGGGCAGCACGGCCGCGACGGAAACCGCGCTCGCGCACAACGACGTGCAGATCTGGGCCGAGCAATGGACAGGCCGCAGCGAGATCACCGCGAAGGCTGTCGAGACGGGCAGCGTGAAGCTGGTCGGCGACACGCTGCCGGGCGGCACGAAAGAGGGCTGGTTCGTGCCCGACTACGTCGTGAAGGGCGATCCCTCGCGCGGCATCAAGGCATCGGCCCCGGGACTGGCTTCGGTGGCGGATCTGCCGAAGTACAAGAACGTCTTCACCGACGATGAAGAGCCGAACAAGGGCCGCTTTCTGAACTGCCCGAGCGGCTGGGATTGCGAGCGCGTGAACTCGCGGCTCCTGAAAGTGCTCAAGCTGGATGACGCGTACACGAACTTCCGTCCCGGTACGGGCGCGGCGCTCGATGCCGCGATCGCATCGGCTTACACGCGCGGCGCGCCGATCCTGTTCTACTATTGGGGTCCCGCTGCGCTGATGGCGAAGTACAAGCTGACCGAGCTGAAAATGCCCGCGTTCAACGATGCGTGCTGGCAGACGCTGCGCAACGAGAGTAGCACGCAGCAATGCGCGTCGTCGTATATGGTCTCGCACGTGACGGTCGGCGCGTCGACGCCGTTCTACAACGCCGAGCCGCAATTGATGACGATGTTCACGAAGGTCAAGTTTCCGATGGACTTCCTGAACGCGACGATTCTCGACATGAGCGTCAAGAAACTGGATGCGCAGACCATGGCCGCGCAGTTCCTGCGTACGCATCCGGAAATGTGGAAGACGTGGGTGCCTGCCGATGTCGCGGCGAAGGTGCAGGCGGGGATCGCGGGTTGA
- a CDS encoding sensor histidine kinase translates to MSGSETLPPPDLYITPELHRRVPKFVDHLGEKLALQDIGAQMLDHPEQLLPRLVERAMQMTGAESAGISAFEPMEGSAGIFRWRDLRGRLAPFEGATTPRNYSPCGVCLDRFEPTLTRHPERHYGWIADAGVVCPEVLLVPLYMAHGQPLGTLWIVAEKEGQFDSGHARIMRELASFAGIALAMLQNQSRLQEALAQQELLTREMNHRVNNVFFVVDAMIQIGKRSATSTAAFADTLSGRLHALAAAHALVRHSFGPGPQVQRPSIATLHALTGAIFKPYEGTSQARFSVEGNDLCLGDRAVTSLALVFHELATNAAKYGALAEDAGCVSIDWEQQGDSLAVRWEENGGPPITAPPQATGYGTRLLNNTVTRLFGGTLVSDWREQGLVVELTIPLARLMD, encoded by the coding sequence ATGTCTGGATCCGAAACGTTACCGCCCCCCGATCTCTACATCACGCCGGAGCTGCATCGACGGGTGCCGAAGTTTGTCGATCACCTCGGCGAAAAACTCGCTTTGCAGGACATTGGCGCGCAGATGCTCGATCATCCCGAGCAACTCCTGCCCAGGCTCGTCGAACGGGCGATGCAGATGACGGGTGCCGAGTCGGCGGGCATCAGCGCGTTCGAGCCGATGGAAGGCAGCGCAGGCATCTTTCGATGGCGCGACCTGCGCGGCAGGCTGGCGCCTTTCGAGGGTGCGACGACGCCCCGCAATTACAGCCCGTGCGGCGTCTGCCTCGATCGGTTCGAGCCCACTTTGACGCGCCATCCCGAGCGCCATTACGGGTGGATTGCGGACGCCGGTGTGGTCTGTCCCGAAGTGCTGCTCGTGCCGCTTTACATGGCGCATGGCCAACCGCTCGGCACGTTGTGGATCGTCGCGGAGAAGGAAGGGCAGTTCGATAGCGGGCACGCGCGCATCATGCGCGAACTGGCGTCGTTTGCAGGAATTGCGCTTGCCATGCTGCAAAACCAGAGCCGGCTTCAGGAAGCACTGGCTCAGCAGGAGTTGCTGACGCGCGAGATGAATCATCGGGTGAATAACGTGTTCTTCGTCGTCGATGCGATGATCCAGATCGGCAAGCGGTCCGCGACATCGACGGCCGCCTTCGCCGACACGCTTTCAGGCAGGCTGCATGCGCTTGCCGCCGCGCACGCGCTCGTGCGCCATAGTTTCGGGCCAGGGCCGCAGGTTCAGCGACCTTCCATTGCGACGCTACACGCGCTGACGGGCGCGATCTTCAAGCCCTACGAAGGGACGAGCCAGGCGCGTTTCAGCGTGGAGGGAAACGATTTATGCCTCGGCGATCGCGCAGTCACGAGCCTGGCTTTGGTGTTTCACGAGCTTGCGACCAACGCGGCCAAATACGGGGCATTAGCGGAAGACGCAGGGTGTGTGTCGATCGATTGGGAACAACAGGGCGATTCCCTTGCAGTGCGCTGGGAAGAAAACGGCGGGCCGCCGATCACGGCGCCTCCGCAAGCAACCGGCTACGGCACGAGGCTGCTGAACAACACCGTTACGCGGCTGTTCGGCGGTACGTTGGTGTCCGATTGGCGTGAGCAGGGTCTGGTCGTGGAATTGACGATTCCTCTGGCCAGGCTGATGGACTAA
- a CDS encoding recombination-associated protein RdgC, whose amino-acid sequence MWFKNLQLHRLPAPWKVSAEQIEKWLEPHAFQPANSVETTRQGWASPRNDGTLVYSTNKQLLLTFRAEKKLLPASVVTQVTKARALELEEQQGFKPGRKQMRDLKEQVTDELLPRAFSIQRDTRVWIDTVNGWLAIDSASQALGDDVLGLLVKSVDRLPIMSVRVAQAPVSAMTNWLLAGDGPVNFTLDQDTELRSPAEGNATVRYVGHALEADDMRRHIEAGKQCMRLAMTWNDRVSFVLTPSLTIKRVTPLDVIKDAADPTAQNDDEQFESDFTLMTGELAKMLDGLVDALGGELADGIVPAKAA is encoded by the coding sequence ATGTGGTTCAAGAATCTACAGCTTCACCGTCTTCCCGCTCCGTGGAAAGTGAGCGCCGAGCAAATCGAAAAGTGGCTCGAGCCGCACGCGTTCCAGCCGGCCAACAGCGTCGAGACGACGCGCCAGGGCTGGGCGTCGCCGCGCAATGACGGCACGCTCGTCTACTCGACCAACAAGCAGCTGCTGCTCACGTTCCGCGCGGAAAAGAAACTGCTGCCCGCTTCCGTCGTCACGCAGGTGACGAAGGCGCGCGCGCTGGAACTCGAAGAGCAGCAGGGTTTCAAGCCCGGCCGCAAGCAGATGCGCGACCTCAAAGAGCAGGTCACCGACGAACTGCTGCCGCGCGCGTTCAGCATCCAGCGCGATACGCGCGTGTGGATCGACACCGTCAACGGCTGGCTCGCAATCGATTCCGCGTCGCAAGCGCTTGGCGACGATGTGCTCGGGCTGCTGGTCAAGTCGGTGGATCGGCTGCCGATCATGAGCGTGCGCGTCGCGCAAGCGCCCGTTTCGGCGATGACCAACTGGTTGCTCGCGGGCGACGGCCCCGTCAATTTCACGCTGGACCAGGACACCGAGTTGCGCTCGCCCGCGGAAGGCAATGCGACGGTGCGCTATGTCGGCCACGCGCTCGAAGCGGACGACATGCGCCGTCATATCGAAGCGGGCAAGCAGTGCATGCGTCTGGCGATGACGTGGAACGACCGCGTGTCGTTCGTACTGACGCCGTCGCTGACCATCAAGCGCGTCACGCCGCTCGATGTCATCAAGGATGCCGCTGACCCGACCGCGCAGAATGACGACGAACAGTTCGAGTCCGATTTCACGCTGATGACGGGCGAACTGGCGAAGATGCTGGACGGCCTCGTCGATGCGCTCGGCGGCGAACTCGCCGACGGCATCGTGCCCGCAAAGGCCGCGTGA